The genomic interval GCCATGGAGGTTGAGTCAACAAGCAACGCTCGATTTGAGCATCCCGATGCCTCAGCCTCCTGCCCATTTGTTGCCCAGTCCAAAGTCATCGACGGCCACCCCGATTCCGACCGGGCCGAAAGACACGTCGTCCGACACAGCCGCCAATCCTGACGACGCATCAGAGCCCGATGCTTCCCATCGCGATGCCTCAGAGCCTGAGGATTCAGAGCCCGAGGATTCAGATGTTGACGTGACGCAGGCGTCGGCATCATGACAGAGAACTTGCACGGGGTGATCTCACGCCCAGGCAACCAATTGCAGGCAACCAATTGCAGGCAACCAATTGCAGGCAACCGGTTTTAGACAACCGATTCCGTGATCACCGGGCAGGGGTTAAAACATCGGTCATGAAGAAGGTTCAACTCTTTACCGATGGTGCATGCAGCGGCAATCCCGGTCCGGGCGGCTGGGCGTTCATCTTGCGATGTTGCAAGACGGACAAGGAACTTGAACGCAGTAGTGGGCAAGCCGAAGCGACCAACAATCAGATGGAGCTTCGCGCCGTGATCGAAGGCCTCAAAGCGCTTTCGGAGCCCTGCGAAGTCACCTTGTATGCCGATAGCACCTACGTCTTGCAGGGCATGAAGTCGTGGATGGCAGGCTGGAAAAGCCGCGGGTGGAAGCGCAAGGAAGGCTCCAGACTGGTCCCAGTCAAGAACGTCGAATTGTGGCAAGAATTGGATCGATTGATGCAAACCCACAAGATTCATTTTGAGCATGTCAAGGGTCATGCTGGGCATCTGGAGAACGAACGTTGCGACGAACTGGCGGTCGCCGCGTACCAGAGGTTCCTGCCCCACGGAAAAGCTTGAGTTTTCGCGAGAAAACGCCGGAATTTTCGTGCCCGAACCGTCTCCAAATGGGCCAACCCACGTCGCGGATCAGCCCGTCAATCGCTATACTGATCCCTCAGCATCGCCTGCCGTGGCGATCCCTTGTTTTCGCCTCCATCGTTGGCATCCATGAGCGACGTCCCCTCCTCTGATCCCTCCTCCGTCGGGAATCCTTCATCTGGGCATCCCGTCTCTGAGTCGCAAACAATTCCCCCTGTCTCGGTGGCCAAAGCCAAAAGCGCGAACTCCGAGTACCACTCGGAGGATCTGCAGCACCTTTCCGACCTCGAACACGTCCGCGAGCGACCGGGCATGTACGTCGGCGACACTGACCGCGGTGGTCTGCACCACCTCGTTTCAGAAGTCGTCGACAACTCCATCGACGAGGCCATGGCGGGGTTCGCCACGTTCGTCTCGGTCACCGTGCATAACGACGGCAGCGTCACCGTGGAGGACGACGGCCGAGGCATTCCCGTCGAGCGTCACGAGCAACTCTCCGCGGAACACGAACGTGATTTCAGCACGCTTGAAGGCGTGATGACGGTGCTGAAGTTCGGTGGCAAGTTCCAAAAAGGGGCTTACCAAACTTCCGGCGGTTTGCACGGCGTCGGCGTCACCGTCGTGAACTTCCTCAGCCAATGGGCCGAGGTGGAAGTCAGCCGGGGTGGATTCACCTGGCACCAAGAATACAAGCGAGGCGTGCCGACGGGCGATGTCCGCAAGGGACGTGAAACCAAACGTACCGGTACCAAGACGACGTTCAAGCCGGACGCTGAAATTTTCTCAAGCGTCAAGTTCAGTTTCGACACGCTCAATCGACGACTCCAGGAACTCGCTTTCCTGAACTCCGGTGTGCGCATCAAGTTCCTGGATGAACGCAATGGTGAAGGCGGTGATTTCTGCTACGAGCGTGGTGTGGTCGAATTCGTCGAACACCTCAACCGTACTTCCGACCCGTTGCACCCCGACATCATCTCTTTCGCGGGTAGCCGCGACGACATCGAGTACGAGATCGCACTGCAGTACACGACCGAGTACTCCGAAAGCGTGCAGTCCTACGTCAACAACATTCACACCGAAGACGGCGGAACGCACGTCAGCGGATTTCGTGCCGCGCTGACGCGGACGTTGAATCACTACGGCAAAAAAGAAAACCTCTTTAAAGGCAATCCGCCCACCGGCGATGACTTCAAAGAAGGGCTCACCGCGATCATCAGCGTTCGCGTTCCCGAACCGAGTTTCAAAAGCCAGACGAAGAACAAGCTCACCAATGCCGAAGTCGAAGGCATCATGAACATCGTCGTCGGCGAAGCGCTTGCTGAGTACCTCGAGAAAAACCCCAAGTCGGCCAAGACGATCGTCCGCAAAGCCATGTTGGCCGCCGACGCTCGCGAAGCCGCTCGTAAAGCCAAAGACCTGCTCCGAAAACGCAAGGATGCGTTGGGCGGCGGCGGGTTGCCCGGCAAACTGCGTGACTGTATCAGCAAAAAGATGGAACGCTGTGAACTGTACCTCGTGGAAGGTGACTCGGCAGGTGGATCTGCCGAAGGCGGACGGATGCGAGACTACCAAGCCATCCTGCCGCTCCGCGGTAAGATCATCAATGCCTACAAAAGTCGCGAAGACAAGGTGTTGGCCAACGAGGAAGTCCGCTCGATGATCCAAGCCATCGGGACCGGTATCGGTGCCGATCAGGACATCTCCAAACGGCGTTACAACAAAGTCATCATCATGACTGACGCGGACGTCGACGGCAGTCACATCCGTACTCTGCTGCTGTGCTTCTTTTATCGCCAGATGTATCAGTTGGTCGCCGAAGGACACGTATTCGTCGCTCAACCGCCGCTGTTCCGTGTCTCCCACGGCAAGACACGATACTACGTGCAAACGGAAGAGGAGATGAAGTCACAGTTGCTCGATCGCGGTCTGGCCGACACCGTGTTCGAGGCCGAAGACGGTCGACGGATCGAAGGTGACCAAATGCGACGCCTGTGTATCACGCTGGCGTCCATGGAAGACGCGATCGTGGCACTGGAACGACGCGGAGTCAGCTTGCGTATCCACACCCAGAGGCTCGATCCGGTCGCCAACAAGTTGCCCGCACTGCTGCTCACCCACGGCAACGAGGAGCATTGGTTCCACACAGAGGACGAAGTCGATAAGCACCTGCGCGCTCGAAATCTGATGCTCGACAGCGAGCGGATCATCGAAGAACAGGCCCGTAGAGAAGAGCAGGCCCGCAAAGAGGAGCAGGCCAGTGAAACGGAAGGTGACACACAAGCTGAAGCCGCCGAAGAAACCAAAGCCGAAGCGCCCGCCGAACCCGCCAAGGAAATCGCTCACTTGGCCGAGTTACACGAAGTCCGCACGATCAATAGCGGTATCGAGGATCTCGCAGAAATCGGTTTCAGTGTCGACGACCTGATTCCCGCGGATCGAACCGGGATGACGACGCCGCGATTCGAGTTGATCCGGGGCGAAGACATTCGTCGCTCACTGGTCGACCTGCGTGAGTTGCTGCCGGAAGTCCGCGCGGCGGGCGAAAAAGGATTGTCCGTCACTCGCTTCAAAGGCCTGGGCGAAATGAACGCCGAGGAGCTTCGTGAGACGACCCTCGACCCGGCCAATCGAACGCTCGTCAAAGTCAACCTCAAGGACGCAGGCGCGGCCGACGAAATGTTCCGCCTGCTGATGGGCGACAAAGTAGAACCGCGTCGAGAGTTCATCGAGAAGCACGCCTTGGATGTGCGAAATCTGGACGTCTGAGCGAAATCTGCTCGCAAGCGACATCCGGTATGTCGCTTTCTCCCTCATAACCGTTCGAGTTCAGTCGTCTTTGACGACTTGATCATCCTTTGGTCTGTCCCCGAGTCGCGCTGAATGAGCGCATCTGACTTGGGCGACCTGTTCCTCCGATCGCATGACACGTCTTTGTGAGTGTCAGTCGCCTCCAAACATTTCAGGCGTTTCGTCTCGCCCTGCACTGTTTCGACAGCTCTTCGATCCACCGGTACAGCACCACGATGTCATCACCTAAGAACTCGTCCAAACGTCAACCGACTCAAAAGTCGCCCTGGAGCGTCTCCGCACTCGAAGCCCGAATGATGTTGGCTGGCGACGTGGCCCCGGCCATCGCATCGTCCTGCTCAGGCGAAACCACTCCCGCGTGCGTTTCGACAGACATCGCTGAACAGACTCACTCAGAATTCGGGTCCGGTGATCTGGTCATCATCGATCCGAGCATCTCTGACGTCGAACAACTCACGAGCGGGATTTCTCCCCACGCTGAAATCGTTTTCCTGAATCCCGAACAACCAGGGCTGCAACAGATCACACAGATACTGCAGTCACATCGTGAAATCCGCTCCATTCATCTGTTCGCTCACGGTCGATCAGGAGAGATTCAACTGGGCAACCAGCGAGTCAACGAGTCGACACTCCAGAAAGAACACTCGCAACTGAATCAATGGCGTGACAGCCTGTCATCAGATGCAGACATCCTGATCTATTCCTGCGAGACCGGCAAAGGCACGGCGGGAGCAGACTTCATCCAGCGACTTGCCGCATTGACCGGAGCCGATGTTGCTGCGTCGATTGATCTGACAGGAAACCAACAGCAAGGCGGCGATTGGGAGCTGGAAAGACAAGTTGGCAAGATTGAAACCGCGGTGGCAATCGACGCCACCACTCGCCGCGACTATCGACACGTCCTGCAACTCTCCGTCATCGCGGCGGGAGCCACCGGCGAAGAGATCTTTTCCGTTGAAGTCGCCGGTGAGAAACTCGGGACCTTTCAAGCCACCACGGAGATGCAGACGTATCAACTGGAGATCGACCCAAACGTCTCATTTTCTGACGTGCGAGTCGTGTTCGAGAATGATCTTTACGACGAAGCCGCAGGGTACGATCGAAACCTGATCGTCGACAAGGTCTTGCTCGACGGTGTCTCCATGGAAACGGAAGACGCCCGTGTGTTCTCGACCGGCACCTGGACCGCCGATCTGGGGATCTTGCCCGGGTTTCGGCAGACTCAGCAGTTGCACGCGAATGGATTCTTGCAGTACGGATTCTCCACGATCGGCGAAGTCGCTCGGATGGACGGCAAGGGAAACAATCTGGAAAACCAACAATGGGGAACATCGGGCGACCAGTTTTTGCGACTCGCTGATCCGGCATACGCGGACGGCCTGAACCAACCAGCAAGGCAGGATCAACCAGACGGCCGCTCCATCAGTGATCAACTCTCCAGTCAAACCGAATCGGTCGAGAACGATCGTTTCATCTCGTCGGTGTGGTTTCAATGGGGACAATTCATCGATCACGACATCACTCGTTCGTTCTCACTGGATCGAAGCCTGCCGGTTGAATCGTTCGACATCAACGACCAATTCGCCTTCAATCGATCAGCCTACGATTTGAGCACGGGAGTGGATTCTCCACGGGAGCAAATCAACCACATCACCGCATTCATTGATGGCAGCATGGTGTATGGCGACGAGGAAGGTCGTGCCTCCGTCCTCCGGCAACTTTCCGGTGGGCGGATGTGGTCCATCGAAACAGAGCACGGTGAACTGTTACCACCCAATCATGTCGGCTTACCCAATGCCGCGCCTCCTACGCCAGAGTTCTTCGTCGCCGGTGATGTTCGAGTGAACGAAAACATCGAGTTGACGGCAATGCAAACTTTGTTCCTGCGAGAGCACAACCGCATTGCTGACGAATTGGCGGCAACAGAATTCGCTGATCGTGACTTGGATGACCCTGCGGTCGACGAAGAAATCTTTCAGCGTGCTCGTCAATACGTCTCCGGATTGATCCAGCACATCACCTACAACGAATTCTTGCCGAGCACACTCGGTTTCAGCGCCATCGAGACGTATCAGGGCTATGACTCCACGGTCAATCCCCAGATCAGCAACGAGTTCGCGACCGCAGCGTTCCGCTTGGGGCACTCCACCCTGGCAGATCAACTGATTGTTGATCGCGACGGCAACACGATCACGCTCGCCGAAGCGTTCTCTAACCCGAGGTTCGTGATGGAGAACGGCATCGACGGCATCCTGGAAGGAATCACGCGACAAAAGATGCAAGAGGTGGACTTGCTGGTGGTCGATGGTTTGCGAAATGCACTCAACGACGGACCAGACGGTTTTGACTTGGTAGCCCGCAACATTCAGCGAGGTCGTGATCATGGGCTCGCCGACTACAACACGATTCGCCAAAGCATCGGACTCGGTCGTGTCGAGAGCTTCTATGAAATCATGACCAACGAAGACGTCGCTGCGAAACTGGAGTCGATCTACGGATCTCCCGACAACGCCGATCCGTGGGTTGCGATGATCGCGGAGGACCATGTGCCGGGTTCCAGCGTCGGTGAAACGATTCACGCGATCATGGTGGATCAATTCACACGATTGAGAAACGGTGATCGTTTCTACTTTGAAAACCAGATGTCCGATAGCCAAATCGCAGAGATCAAATCGACTCGACTGTCCGACATCATCACGCGAAATACGAATGCGGAGGTTCAATCGGAAGTTTTCTGGACGCCTGACACCTTGGTGTTTCGGAACGGCTTGGACAATGAATGGTTGATTCGCGATTTCGGTGACAACGGCGGCGCGGAAGTGGTCTTTTTTGGCCAGCAGGGCGTGCGAGATCCGGATGATCGAACCGAAACCATTCCCGTCCAGCGTGACACGCCGGTCAACGCGGTTGTCGTTGCTGGGATCAACGAGAACAGCGACGGATTCTTTATTCCTAACGCACTCGTTCCCGTACCGCAGGCTGAGCTCGGCGTGGATGAGTTCATCGTCACTGCCGATATCGAATTCTTTGAAGGCTATGGGCTCGGCGGAAACGACCGGTGGGTCATCCAAAGTGATGTCGCATCCGTCTTTGCATCCGGCGACGACGGTGACGATACGCTTTCGGTAACCGCCAGTTCCGAGAGTGAAATCCGACTGACTGGCGGCAACGGGATCGATCGAATCACCGTCGATGCACCTGCCGCGAGTTTGGTGGATGTCGATGGAGGATCCTCCGTTGACGACGTGGACATTCACGTGTCCAAGCAGACCGAACTGATCCTCCGTGATGCGGAGGACGCAACGATCACTTATGCCGAGGACAAAGACACCGGTGACGACAACGACGGGGACTCCCAGGATCACAATCGCAAGCATCGCTGGAAGCATCACTTTGCATCACACCATCACGATTCCAATTGGTGGAAGCCTGGCTCCTGGATCGAGTACTTTCGATCCAAGTCAGGATCGCTGTGGTCATGAGGGTGGTTCATCCTTCTGACAGCTCAGTGTGCCCCAACCGGGTCAGCGTTTGCGTTTCTTGCCCGCTGGCGGTTTTGTGAACGCGTCGGTGAAGGGCGCCGATTCGAAAATCGGATCGTCGGTGACACGAGGATCGCCGGTGGATTTCAATTCACCCATCAGACGGTCATGAAGTCGGCTGCGAACATCCTGCGATTTGGGATCGCCTGCGAGGTTTTCTAAACAATGCGGATCGGCTTTGATGTCGTACAGCTCAAACTCGGGCGGACGACCGAAGGCGTAATCGAATGACTTGGGGTCTTCGTCTCGCCGGGTCGCCACCCAAGCCTTCGTCGGACTGGCGTCCATGTCGCCGAATGCTGCGAAGGTATTTTCTCGCAGGTCTTCGTAGGACGGCATCGGTCCCTCCGGTTTCCCGAGTCCAGGGCCGGTCCCCATCGGCCAACGTTCCGGTTCAAAGTTGATCACGTACAGATACTGATCGGTGCGAATGCCACGTTGGGGATAGGGTTTGAAATCCGTGCGAGCGGCGGCAACGTGACGTTCCCGTCCAAAGAACACCGCATCCCTCTCGGCGTCTACGGTTCCGCTTTGGTCGCTTTTCAAGACGTTGATCAACGATCGCGCCGTCATGTTGTCCGTCGGTTTCACACCGGCGGCTTCTAAGAACGTGGGTGCCAAATCAGGCAGCGTGACGAAGTCGTCGACCACGCGTCCCGGCGTCTGAATCCCGGCCGGCCATCGAATCGCGAGCGGAACCTGAGTGCCCAAGTCGTACAGGTTGCATTTTCCCCGCGTGACACCGGGGATGCCGTGGTCACCGCTGACGACCAAGATCGTATTGTCGTACTGGCCGATTCGCTTGAGTTCTTCGATCAGCACACCCAGCCCAGCGTCGAACGCTGCGACTTCGCCCAAGTAGTCGGCAAAGTCCTCGCGGACGACATCAACGTCGGGCAAGAATGGTGGCAACTTGCCTTTGAGAGAATCCGGATCAATGCCCCAAAGTTTCTTGCCGCTGCCCGCGATCCACTTGCGGTGAACATTCGTCGGACCCAACCAGTAGCAGAAGGGTTGGTCGCCGTCGAGTCGCGAGTCATCATCGGCATCCAAGAACGAGCGGATGTTTTGGCGTATCTCGTCCAGCAAAGCCGCCTTGCCCTGCTCGGGGTTCTTCGCTCCCATCGCGTTCTGCGAAAATCCGTTGAAGCGACCGCCGTGTTTGTTGAATGCTCGCTCGGCACCGCCGTGCGGCGCGTTGGCCGGAGTGCCGGGGCTCCAGACCTTGTAGGTGTGCCCGATGCGATAGCCGTCACCCTGCAACATCATCGGATAGGCGGGGATGGAAAAGTCCCAAATCGCGCCCTGCAGGATAGATGCTCGACCGCATCGCCAGAAATGCTGGCCGGATAACAGGGAACTGCGGCAGGGTGTGCACGATGGAGCGCTGACGAACGCTCGCGTGAACAAGACGCCTTCCGCTGCGACTTGGTCGAACACCGGTGTCTTTGCAGCGTCGCTGGGGCCACCGGGTTTCAGCTTCGCATAGACCCCCGCGTATTGGCCCCAGTCATCGGCGAACGCCATCACGATATTGGGCCGCGGATTCGAATCTTCTGCGGTTTGAGCGGCTTGGATGCAAGTATTCCAAGCGAATAGAAGAATCAACGAGGATAGCGCTGGGCTATTCATGGTGCATCCAAAGCATCGAGGATCGAGAACGAAATCCTCCCTATCATACTCAACGTGGTCAGTACCAGGTGATCACATGTGCGAAACGCGAAAGGCGGGTCGAAAGGAATTGACAGGGCTCGTACGATATCCACAACTGATCAACCTCGTCCCGTGGATTCCTTAGCAACATGTTGATTGTCGTTTCACCCGCCAAGACCTTGGATTTCGAATCGCGGGTTTCGGTGCCCGAGTGCACCGTACCGCGGCTGCTGGACGACGCGGCGCAGTTGGCCGATGTGCTCAAGTCCAAGTCGCCTGCACAGTTGAAACGCATGATGTCCATCAGCGACAAGCTGGCCGAGCAAAATCACCAGCGATTCCAAGACTGGGATGCATCGGCTCATCAATCCGCAAACGATGATGGCTCACGTCCCGCCGTGA from Stieleria varia carries:
- the rnhA gene encoding ribonuclease HI produces the protein MKKVQLFTDGACSGNPGPGGWAFILRCCKTDKELERSSGQAEATNNQMELRAVIEGLKALSEPCEVTLYADSTYVLQGMKSWMAGWKSRGWKRKEGSRLVPVKNVELWQELDRLMQTHKIHFEHVKGHAGHLENERCDELAVAAYQRFLPHGKA
- a CDS encoding DNA gyrase subunit B produces the protein MSDVPSSDPSSVGNPSSGHPVSESQTIPPVSVAKAKSANSEYHSEDLQHLSDLEHVRERPGMYVGDTDRGGLHHLVSEVVDNSIDEAMAGFATFVSVTVHNDGSVTVEDDGRGIPVERHEQLSAEHERDFSTLEGVMTVLKFGGKFQKGAYQTSGGLHGVGVTVVNFLSQWAEVEVSRGGFTWHQEYKRGVPTGDVRKGRETKRTGTKTTFKPDAEIFSSVKFSFDTLNRRLQELAFLNSGVRIKFLDERNGEGGDFCYERGVVEFVEHLNRTSDPLHPDIISFAGSRDDIEYEIALQYTTEYSESVQSYVNNIHTEDGGTHVSGFRAALTRTLNHYGKKENLFKGNPPTGDDFKEGLTAIISVRVPEPSFKSQTKNKLTNAEVEGIMNIVVGEALAEYLEKNPKSAKTIVRKAMLAADAREAARKAKDLLRKRKDALGGGGLPGKLRDCISKKMERCELYLVEGDSAGGSAEGGRMRDYQAILPLRGKIINAYKSREDKVLANEEVRSMIQAIGTGIGADQDISKRRYNKVIIMTDADVDGSHIRTLLLCFFYRQMYQLVAEGHVFVAQPPLFRVSHGKTRYYVQTEEEMKSQLLDRGLADTVFEAEDGRRIEGDQMRRLCITLASMEDAIVALERRGVSLRIHTQRLDPVANKLPALLLTHGNEEHWFHTEDEVDKHLRARNLMLDSERIIEEQARREEQARKEEQASETEGDTQAEAAEETKAEAPAEPAKEIAHLAELHEVRTINSGIEDLAEIGFSVDDLIPADRTGMTTPRFELIRGEDIRRSLVDLRELLPEVRAAGEKGLSVTRFKGLGEMNAEELRETTLDPANRTLVKVNLKDAGAADEMFRLLMGDKVEPRREFIEKHALDVRNLDV
- a CDS encoding peroxidase family protein; this translates as MSSPKNSSKRQPTQKSPWSVSALEARMMLAGDVAPAIASSCSGETTPACVSTDIAEQTHSEFGSGDLVIIDPSISDVEQLTSGISPHAEIVFLNPEQPGLQQITQILQSHREIRSIHLFAHGRSGEIQLGNQRVNESTLQKEHSQLNQWRDSLSSDADILIYSCETGKGTAGADFIQRLAALTGADVAASIDLTGNQQQGGDWELERQVGKIETAVAIDATTRRDYRHVLQLSVIAAGATGEEIFSVEVAGEKLGTFQATTEMQTYQLEIDPNVSFSDVRVVFENDLYDEAAGYDRNLIVDKVLLDGVSMETEDARVFSTGTWTADLGILPGFRQTQQLHANGFLQYGFSTIGEVARMDGKGNNLENQQWGTSGDQFLRLADPAYADGLNQPARQDQPDGRSISDQLSSQTESVENDRFISSVWFQWGQFIDHDITRSFSLDRSLPVESFDINDQFAFNRSAYDLSTGVDSPREQINHITAFIDGSMVYGDEEGRASVLRQLSGGRMWSIETEHGELLPPNHVGLPNAAPPTPEFFVAGDVRVNENIELTAMQTLFLREHNRIADELAATEFADRDLDDPAVDEEIFQRARQYVSGLIQHITYNEFLPSTLGFSAIETYQGYDSTVNPQISNEFATAAFRLGHSTLADQLIVDRDGNTITLAEAFSNPRFVMENGIDGILEGITRQKMQEVDLLVVDGLRNALNDGPDGFDLVARNIQRGRDHGLADYNTIRQSIGLGRVESFYEIMTNEDVAAKLESIYGSPDNADPWVAMIAEDHVPGSSVGETIHAIMVDQFTRLRNGDRFYFENQMSDSQIAEIKSTRLSDIITRNTNAEVQSEVFWTPDTLVFRNGLDNEWLIRDFGDNGGAEVVFFGQQGVRDPDDRTETIPVQRDTPVNAVVVAGINENSDGFFIPNALVPVPQAELGVDEFIVTADIEFFEGYGLGGNDRWVIQSDVASVFASGDDGDDTLSVTASSESEIRLTGGNGIDRITVDAPAASLVDVDGGSSVDDVDIHVSKQTELILRDAEDATITYAEDKDTGDDNDGDSQDHNRKHRWKHHFASHHHDSNWWKPGSWIEYFRSKSGSLWS
- a CDS encoding sulfatase family protein — its product is MNSPALSSLILLFAWNTCIQAAQTAEDSNPRPNIVMAFADDWGQYAGVYAKLKPGGPSDAAKTPVFDQVAAEGVLFTRAFVSAPSCTPCRSSLLSGQHFWRCGRASILQGAIWDFSIPAYPMMLQGDGYRIGHTYKVWSPGTPANAPHGGAERAFNKHGGRFNGFSQNAMGAKNPEQGKAALLDEIRQNIRSFLDADDDSRLDGDQPFCYWLGPTNVHRKWIAGSGKKLWGIDPDSLKGKLPPFLPDVDVVREDFADYLGEVAAFDAGLGVLIEELKRIGQYDNTILVVSGDHGIPGVTRGKCNLYDLGTQVPLAIRWPAGIQTPGRVVDDFVTLPDLAPTFLEAAGVKPTDNMTARSLINVLKSDQSGTVDAERDAVFFGRERHVAAARTDFKPYPQRGIRTDQYLYVINFEPERWPMGTGPGLGKPEGPMPSYEDLRENTFAAFGDMDASPTKAWVATRRDEDPKSFDYAFGRPPEFELYDIKADPHCLENLAGDPKSQDVRSRLHDRLMGELKSTGDPRVTDDPIFESAPFTDAFTKPPAGKKRKR